Below is a window of Streptomyces sp. NBC_00223 DNA.
CACCGGACATCTCCGAGCGCCGGGCTCCCGTACACGGGGCCCGGCGCTCGCGGCTGCGCCGGACAGGTTCCGCCGGGGGCGGTGTTCCGCCGGGCGCCCCTGCGAACCGGTTCAGCTTCCAGTCGCGTCCCTTGTGCTCCACCTCTCACTCCAATGAAACGGAATCGCCATTCCTGATGCCGTATTCTTGACCGGTAACGGAATGGTCGTTCCGGTTCGTTTCCGACAGGTGAACACTCCCCCGGGAAGCAGCCGTTCGAGAATCAGTGTTGAGAAGGAGTCCGATGGCGTCCGAGACCCGGCGCACACACCACCAGGTCACGTTCGCGGTGCTGGCGGCGAGCGTGTCCGCCTACGCGTTGCTCCAGTCCCTGGTCACCCCCGTACTGCCGACGATCCAGGCCGATCTGCACACCAACCAGAACACCGTCACCTGGGTGCTGACGGCGTATCTGCTCTCCGCGTCCATATTCACGCCGATCATGGGCCGCGTCGGCGACATGATCGGCAAGGAGCGCGTCTTCGTGGCGACGCTCGGCGCCCTCGCCGCGGGTTCGCTGCTGGCCGCGCTGGCCACCAACGTCCAGGTCATGATCATCGCCCGGGTCATCCAGGGCATCGGCGGCGGCGTGCTGCCGCTGGCCTTCGGCATCATCAGGGACGAGTTCCCGCGCGAGAAGCTGTCCGGCGCCGTCGGGGCGATCGCCTCGCTGAGCGCGGTCGGCGGCGGTCTGGGCATCGTGCTGGCCGGCCCGATCGTCAACGCGCTGGACTACCACTGGCTCTTCTGGCTGCCGATGATCCTCACCATCGCCGCCGCCGTGGCCGCCCACTTCTTCATCCCCAACTCGCCGGTCCGCACCCCGGGCCGGATCAGCTGGCTGCCCGCGGTACTGCTGTCCGCCTGGCTGGTGGCGCTGCTGGTCGCGCTCAGCCAGGCCCCGGTGTGGGGCTGGGGCTCGGGCAAGGTCATCGGCCTGATCGCGACGGCGGCCGTGCTGGCCGTCGGCTGGGTCGAGGTCGAGCGCAGGTCCGCGACGCCGCTGATCGACATGACGATGATGCGCCGTCCCGCGGTGTGGACCAACAACCTGGTGGCGCTGCTCTTCGGTGTCGGCATGTACGCGGTCTTCGCCTTCCTGCCGGAGTTCGTCCAGACGCCCAAGTCCACCGGCTACGGCTTCGGTCTGAGCATCACCGGCTCCGGGCTGATCCTGCTGCCGATGAGCGTCACGATGTTCCTGGTGGGCATGGGCGCGAGCCGCTTCGCGGCCCGGGTCGGCGGCAAGACCGTCGTCCTGCTCGGCGCGCTGATCGGCACCGCCTCCACGGCGCTGCTGGCCTTCGCGCACACCCAGACCTGGGAGCTGTATCTGGCCACCGCCGTCATGGGCGTCGGCTTCGGGCTGGCCTTCGCGGCCATGTCGACCCTCATCGTGAGCGCGGTGCCGCCGGAGCAGACCGGCGTGGCCAGCGGTATGAACGCCAATATCCGTACGATCGGCGGCTCGATCGGCGCCGCGCTGATGGCCAGTGTGGTCACCGCGAGCCCGGCCGCCGACGGGCTGCCCCGCGAGTCCGGCTACACCAACGGCTTCGCGATGCTGGGCGGCGCGCTGCTCATCGCCGCGCTCGCCGCGGCCCTGATCCCGGCCACCCGGCACACCAGCGTGGTCGCGGCCTCGGACGACGAGCCCGCGCACGCGCAGCTCGCCGTGGTGGCGGGCGGTACGGTCGTCGGGGACAAGTCCGAGTGACCGCACCGGGCGCCGGGCACCTCGCCCCGGCCCGGCGCCCGAACCGCCGCCGCCTGGCCTCCGGGTGACGCGCCTTCGGGCGCGCGCCCGGCCGGGCCGGGCACGGGCCGACCGCCCGCGGACGACCGTACGAGGGCCGAACGGCCGCACCGACCGGGAGTGACGATGACAGCGCGCGACACACAGCACCGGCCGTTGCGGCGCGACGCCGTACGCAACCACCAACTGGTGATGGAGGCCGCCCGCGAGGTGCTCTCGGAGTACGGCACCGACGCGAGCATGGAGCTGATCGCGTCGCGCGCGGGCGTGGGGGTCGGCACGGTCTACCGGCGCTTCCCCAACAAGGAGGCCCTGGTCGACGAGATCGCCGGCGAGATGCTGGCCGAGCTGGTGATCGAGGCCCGCCGGGCGCTGACCCTCCCCGGCGGTACGGGACTTGAAGCCTTTCTGCGGGTCGTCGGCCGGGTGCTCAGCGAGCACCGCGGCTACGCGGACAAGCTGATGGGCCAGTCCAAGGCCGCGTGCGTCGAGCAGTTGCGGGACCTGACCGCCGAACTGCTCGTCCAGGCCCAGGAGTCCGGCCGGATCAAGGCCGGCATCACGCTCGGCGACGTCATGACCCTCGCCTGGGGGCTGCGCGGGGTGGTGGAGACCAGCGGCAAGGTCGCGCCCGAGGCGTGGCAGCGGCACATGGACATCCACCTGGCCGGAATGCGCTCACCGGGCCCGATCAGCGAACACCCGCCGGTCACCCGCGAACAGCTCAACCTGGTCGACGGCCACAAGCGCCGCGGCACGGGCGGTACGGGCGGCGCCGCCGGTACGACGGGTTCCTGACGGAGCGCCACATTCCCAGGAGCCCCAACTTTCACGAGAGTTGGTCTGGACCCCATGCGGTTCAGCGGGCATAGTGGGCCCTGCGCAAGATCAACGGCCGGTCGCAGAGCCGTCCCGTGACACGGAAGAGGACCCCCGCTGTGCGAGTGAGAACCCCGCTCGGCCCGGCCCGCGCCGCCGCCGTCGGCGGTGCTCCCGGCCGCGCGGGTCCGCTCACGGCGAGGGGCCGCGTCGAGGCGCGGTGACCCGAGCGGCCCTCCGGCCGCCGCACCGCGTGAAGACCCCGGTCACCGGGCGTCGTACGCCGAACACCCGGCGCGCGACCCGGTGGCGGGAAGGGGGCTGCAGGGCACCGTACCGGCGTCACATGCCGGTACGGTGCCTCGGCAGACGGAAGTCGGGTGCCGTGTGAGCGCGCGGGCTCGGGTACGAGACACCCGTCCGGGCGGGATCAGCGGCGGGTGCCGCACCCCGGGCAGAAGACCGCACCCGCGGGCAGGTCCGCGTGGCAGGAGCCGCAGGTGTCCTGCTGGGCGAGCTGATGGCCACAGCCCGGACAGAAGGCCGTGCCGTGGGTCTCGGTGCGGCACTGCGGGCAGACCAGCTGGCGGGGGGTGTTCACGTCGAACTGCTCGCCCGCCTGCTGACCGACGCTGTACGCGCGCTCGGCGACCATGTCGTTCAGACCGCGCTGCTGGGCGGCGAGCGCTTCGGCGGCGGTGTCGGGGGCACAGGTCAGGCATATGCCCTGGTCCGCGTTCCAGCAGCGCTGGCACACATAGTTCGTACAGCGCGGGCAGCGGTTGAAGTGGCCCTCCGCGTTGGTGATCGCGCGCTGGAAGGCGGCGTCGCGCGCGTTGCCGTATCCCGCGCCCGCCAGGCCGTCCGCCGCGCTGGTCACGCCGCTGGTGGCGCGTCCGAGCACGCTCCAGGCCGCGTTGGCGCCCTTGCCGACCCAGCTCGCCATCCGCCCGCTGGTGTACGCCTCGAACTTCGAACGCCAGGTGTCCGCACAGCGGTTGCAGGAGAACTCGAACTGGAATCCCGCACCTGTGCCCTGCCGCTCGCACAGATCCCGGTAGTTGTTGCTGAAGTAGATCTCCGCACTCATTGCACGCCTCCCCGAGCGCCCGTTCCGCCGGGCCCCCTGACCCGTCGCCAGACCACCACCGGTAGGGGACGTTCCGCACGTCCGTCCGGTTCCACGAGCCTTCGAGGCTCGTGGGCAGGGAACACTTTCGCATACGCCGGGGCATGCGCGCGCCGTCCGTCCGGAGCGGAACCGGACGGACGGGGTGGGTGGGGCGTGGGGGCCGGGCGGGCGCGGGGCGCCGGGCCCGGGGTGGAGGCGGGCCGGGGCCCGGGATGGGTGCGCGCCGGGGCCCGGGGGTCAGCCCTGGCGGGCCTTGGCGCGCGGGTCCTTGCGGTTGATCACGTAGACCCTGCCGCGGCGGCGCACGACCTGGGCGCCCGGGAGCTTCTTGAGCGAGCGAAGCGAATTGCGGACCTTCATAGGGGGCACCTTTCTGCTCGTACCTGCTCGTAGTCTTTCCTCGCACGCACGACAACCGTGGCGGGCCCGGGTTCATTCCGGGCGGCCGACCGGCGTACGGAGGAGACGGCATGAGTTTCCTGAGTCAACCTCTATGCCGCCAGGGGCGTGTCGGTGGCCGTGTTGATCTTGTAGTTGGCTTGGTGGGTGGCGGGGTCGTAGCAGGTGCCGGTGCGCCAGCAGGCCCATATCACCCGGAGCCAGGATCGGGCGAGGATGCGGACGGCGTGGGGGTGTCGCTTCTTGCGGTTCCGGGCGTCGGTGTAGATCTTGGCGGCCCACTGGCTGCCATGCCGGCTGTTGTCGGCGAAGGTCGTGAGTGCGACGCGGGCTCTGCGGTTGGTCGCGAAGCGGAAGGCGACCGTGCGGGACTTGCCCGAGGCACGGGTGACGGGGACGACACCGGCCTCGGCGATGAGCTGCTCGCAGGTCTGGGCGCGTTCGAGGATCGGGCCGATCTCGCCGATGATCTGGCCGAGGTTGACTTTGCCGATGCGCGGCATGGTGGCGAACAGCGGCGCGTAGGGGTGGGTTTCGACCGCCTCGGCGATGGCCTTGTCCAGGGCACGGATGGTCATGCGTATGCCCTGCACGAGCTGGGCCTGGACGCGCACGAGCTGCCTGACGACGGCTTCGCTGAGGCGGGAGGCCGCCTTCGGGGCCGAACGCAGCCGTTCGATCAGCACCGTGCCGGGCTTGCGGCCGGAGTAGTGGTGGCGCTTGCACCAGGCTTCGAGTCGTCCGGCAGTGAGGTTGGCCGCTGCGGCCGGGGTGGGGTATCGCTCCAGGAACGCGATGGCAATGTCGCTGTCCAGCTCGGCGAAGACGGCCTTGCCGCCGGGCCAGTGCTCGTCCAGCAGCGCGGCGAGCTGGTTGACAGCGGCGACCTTGGCCTCGATGTGGTCGGCACGGGTCCGGGTGAGGGCCTGGAGGTCGAGGGTGGCCTGCTCGGTGGGTTCCAGGCGGGGCAGCAGGTGGCCGTCGGTGCGCAGGTAGTCGGCGAGTTTCATGCTGTCGCCCGCGTCGGTCTTGGCCTTGGAAGCACCCCAGCGCGCTCGCATGGCGTGGAAGGCGTTCGGGTGCACCGGCACGATCGGGTGGCCCGCGGCCAGCAGCCGGTCGACGGCCAGGCCGCGGGTGGTCTCGATCGCGACCGGCAGATTCTGCGGGGCGCCGTGCTGACGCAGCCGTGCCAGGGTCTTGGCGAAGCCCTCCTCGGTGTGGGCCAGTTCCCACCGGTCGATGCGTTTGCCGGACTCGTCCATGACCGTCACGTCATGGGTTTCGCTCGCCCAGTCCCATCCGATGAACACGTGCGTCGTACTCCTGTACTGCTGACGGAGCACCTGCCCGGTGGTGAGGTCGTCTGCCGGGAGCTCATTAATCGGCCCTCTGCGGGGCGTGTCCCTGAAGCCGATCAGACGGCCTCGGCCCGGCAGGGCTGGCAGAACTCACGCTGGCCGTCGAACGGCTCGCGACGATGGCCATGCACCCGCCGGGACCGAGAGGTCACAACCCTACCGAAGAGGGCTGCAGAAGGGATGGTCCTCTAATGAGCGACGAGCGACCGGGGCACGACCGGGACGAGGACGGGCCGGACTTCTCCAGCCCCGGGTTCTCCAGCCCCGACTTCTCGAGTCCCGATTTCTCCGGCCCCGACGACTACACGCCGCCGGACTTCGTGGTCCCGCCCTTCGAGGGCCCGGACTACGAGGCGGAGGACGGGGGTTTCTCCAGCCCCGGCTTCTCCAGCCCGGACTTCTCCTCCCCGGGCGGCGAGGGCGAGTCCCACGACGGCCCCCACGGCGACGGCACGTAGCCGCTTGCAGCGCGCCCCCGCCCACGAAGCCCCGCCCCCGCGGCGGGACACGCAGGCGCCCCGGGGGCGCGCCACCGGCCGGCGCCGGGCCGCCTCACCGTCGCGTCAGCGACGCGACGCGGGCCGGGCTGGCGCGGGGCCAGCGCGGGCCGCCCAGATCGCGGTCGGCCGCCCGACGCCTGACCCGCCGCTGACCTCTACGGATTCAGCGCCGGTGCCGCCAGGCCGACCTGAGCACGCGGTCCCGACCGCGCAGGCACCCCCGGGGGCACCGCGCGGCGCAAGCCGCCCCGATCGCGGGCAGCCGGCCGACGCCCGACCCGCCGCTGACCTCCGCGGCTTCAGCGCCCGGCCGCCAGGCCGACCCGACCACGCGCTCCCGCCCGCGCAGGCACCCCCGGGGGCACGCGCGGCGCAAGCCGCCCCGACCGCGGTCGGCCGGCCGACGCCTGACCCGCCGCTGACCGCTGCGGGAGGCCGGGCCGGGCCCGGCCTCCTCCGCGTGGCTCAGCCGTAGCGCGCGCAGCCCGCTCCAGGGCTCAGGCTCAGCGGTCCCGCGCCTGGGGCCCGCGCTGGCTCGGGCATGCCCGGGTGTTCGCGGCGCACCACCGGCCGGCGCCGGGCCGCCTCACCGTCGCGTCAGCGACGCGACGCGGCCTCGCCGATTCCGGCCACCCCGTGTCCGCCCCGCGCGGGGCGGAGCGCCGCTTCTTTCGGCGCTGGCCACGATGACAGCGGTTACTCCCGCGACCCGCGCCGACTACCCCAAAACGTGCCGCAGGCAGCCACGAGCGCGTCCAGAAATCGTTGGCAGCGCTGCGGGAGAGCGCTCTCTGCGAGTCTTGACAGACCGTCGCGGGCCGTCCATCGTCACTCCGGGGCCTGTTGCGCTCACTTCAACAAGGCCGCATCGCAGCCCGCCTTGTCGTCGATCCGCCGACTGGAGTCCCCCCATGCGTCCGTGGAAACGAAAAGCGCTGCCCTACGCGGCAGCCCTCATGCTCGTCACAGGTGCAAGCGCTTTCTCCGCCAGCCAGTCACCCGCGATGGCCGCCCCACCGGCCGCCGCCCGGGCCGCCGCCGCGCAGGCCGCCCAGCCCGCCGCCGCCCAGCCGTGGGCGAACGCCGCGCAGACCCCCGACCAGCGCGCCGACGAACTGCTCGCCGCCATGACCCAGGCCGAGAAGCTGACCATGCTGCACGGCGGAGCCTCCTGCGGCTACGTCGGCTGCGTGGACGGCAACTCCCGCCTCGGCATCCCGGCCCTGCACCTCCAGGACGGCCCGGTCGGCGCCGGCGACGGTCTGTCGAACGTCACGCAGATGGCCGCCCCGGTGGCCGGCGCCGCCACCTGGGACACCGCGCTGATGAAGAGCTACGGCCAGGTGCTCGGCTCCGAGCAGTGGGGCAAGGGCACCAACGTCGTCCTGGCCCCCACCATCAACATCGTGCGGGACCCCCGCTGGGGCCGCGCCTTCGAATCGCTCGGCGAGGACCCGTACCTCGCGGGTCAGTTGGGCGCCGCCGACATCCAGGGCATCCAGAGCCAGGGCCCGATGGCCCAGGTCAAGCACTTCGACGTGTACAACCAGGAGACCAACCGCAACTCCGGCGCGGACAACGCGGTCGTCTCGGACCGGGCGATCCGGGAGATCTACACCCCCGCGTTCCAGGCCGCGATCGACCAGGGGCAGGTCGCCTCGGTGATGTGCTCGTACTCCGAGATCAACGGGCCGTTCGCCTGCGAGAACGGCCCGCAGCAGAACAGCCTGCTCAAGGGCGACCTCGGCTTCACCGGCTTCATCACCTCGGACTGGGGAGCCACCCACTCCACCGTCGCCTCGGCCAACAACGGCCTGGACATGGAGATGCCGGGCCAGGACTACTACGGCACGGCGCTGACCAACGCGGTCAACAACGGCCAGGTCTCGCAGGCCACTCTCAACGACCACACCCGGCGCATCCTGGTGTCGATGTTCCGCCAGGGGCTGTTCGACAACCCCAACACCGGTTCGCTGAACGCCTCGGTCACCTCGGCCGCGCACGCCGCCGTCTCCCAGCAGGTCGCGCAGGAGGGCAGCGTCCTGCTCAAGAACGCCAACGCCGTGCTGCCGGTGACCTCCGCGACCCACTCGCTCGCCGTGATCGGCGACGACGCGGGCACGGACGCGATGACCCAGGGCGGCGGCAGCGCGGGCGTCAATCCCGCGCACCTGATCACGCCGTACCAGGGCATCGCCTCCCGCGCGGGCAGCGGCGCCACGGTGACGTACGCGCAGGGCGTCGGCTCCTCCAGCGGCCAGCTCTCGCCGGTGGGCAGCTCGTACCTCAAGCCGTCCTCGGGCAGCGGCAACGGGCTGTACGGGCAGTACCACAACAGCACCGACCTGTCCGGAGCGGTCGTCGCCAGCCGGGTCGACCCGGTGATCGACTCGGTGTACGGCGGCCAGTCCCCCGCGCCGGGCGTCAACGCCACCAACTGGTCGGTGAAGTGGACCGGTACGCTCACCCCGCCGACCTCGGGCAGCTACACCTTCTCGCTCAACAGCGACGACGGCAGCCGTCTCTACGTCAACGGCCAGCAGGTCATCAACAACTGGTACGACCAGGGCCCGACCACCCGGACCGGCACGATCACCCTGACGGCCAATCAGCCGGTGAGCATCGAGGTGGACTACTACCAGGCCGGCGGCGGCAGCAATGTCAGCCTGGGCTGGCAGATCCCCGGCCAGTCGCTGCACGACCAGGCCGTCACGGCGGCCCGCAACGCCGACACGGCGATCGTCTTCGTCAGCAACTTCGAGTCCGAGGGCGGCGACCTGTCGAACATCGACCTGTCGGCCGCGCAGAACCAGCTGGTCACCGATGTGGCCGCGGCCAACCCCAACACGGTCGTGGTGGTCAACAGCGGTTCCGCGGTGACGATGCCGTGGGCCAACTCGGTGCGGGGCATCGTGGAGAACTGGTATCCCGGCCAGGAGGACGGCAACGCCATCGCGGCCCTGCTCTACGGCGACGTCAACTTCTCCGGCAAGCTCCCCGTCACCTTCCCGGCCTCGCTCAACGACGTCCCCGCCCACACCGCCGCCCAGTGGCCAGGTCAGAACAACACCGTGCAGTACAGCGAGGGCCTCAACGTCGGCTACCGCTGGTACGACTCGCAGAACAAGACCCCGCTCTACCCCTTCGGATTCGGCCTGTCCTACACGACCTTCGCCTACTCCGGACTGACCGTCTCCGCACCGGACGGCTCGGGCAAGGTCACCGTGGCCTTCGACGTGAAGAACACCGGCAGCAGGGCCGGCGCCGAGGTCCCGCAGGTCTACGTCGGCCAGCCCACCTCCACCGGTGAACCGCCCAAGAGTCTGCGCGGCTTCCAGCGCGTCAGCCTCGACGCCGGACAGACCCAGCACGTGACCGTCACCCTGGACGCGCGCAGCTTCCAGTTCTGGAACAACGGCTGGACCAACGCCGCCGGCACCAACACCATCTACGTCGGCGCGTCCTCCCGCGACATCAAGCTCACCGGCCAGACCACCATCGGCTCGGGCGGCGGCACCACGCCTCCCACCGGTGACTCCGTGCTGCCCCGCACGGGGTGGACGGCGAGCGCGTCCGCGACCGGCGGCGGTGACGTACCGGCCCGCATGCTGGACGGCGACTCCGGCACCCGCTGGAGCACCGGCACCCCGATGGTGAACGGCCAGACCGTCACCGTCGACATGGGCGCGGCGCACACGATCGACAAGATCACCATGGACTCGGCGGGCAGCACCAACGACTACGCCCAGGGGTACACCGTCGCGCTCTCCTCGAACGGCACCACGTGGTCGGCCCCGGTGGCGACGGGTACCGGCACCTCGGCGCTGGTCACCGTGCCCTTCACCGCCCAGTCGGCCCGCTACATCCGGGTGACGCAGACCGGCAGTTCGAGTTCCTGGTGGTCGATCGCGGAGTTCAACGCCTACGGCTGAGGCCGTGCGGCCCGGCTGAGGCGCCATTCCCCAGCCGGGCCGTCCGTGGCGGCCACCGGCGCCGGTGCGGTGGCACGACCGGGTTCAGCGGTCCGGGTCCCCGAGGGCCCGGGCCGCTGTGCGTGCCACCGCGTCGGCGACCGCGGCCAGGGCGGGCGAGTCGAGCTTCCACTGCTGCCAGTGCAGCGGTACGTCCACGAATCCGCCGCCCGCGACCAGGTCCACCAGGGTGCCCGCGGCCAGGTGCGCCCGTGCCTGCGTGTCGGGGATCATCCCCCAGCCGAGCCCGGCGGCCACCGCCTCGACGAACGCCTCCGAGGAGGGTACGTAGTGCCGGGCGCGCCCGGGAGTACGCCGAGGCGCGAGCCCGCGCAGAAAGCGGTCCTGGAGGTCGTCCTTGCGGTCGAAGACCACCACGGGCACACCGGCGAGCGCCTGCCGCAGGGGGACGTCCGACAGCCGGGCGGCCACGAAGCCGGGCGCGGCCATCGCCCGGTAGCGCATCCGGCCCAGCGCCCGTACCGAGCAGCCCTGCACCGGCTCGGGCGAGGAGGTCACGGCGGCCATCACCAGGCCCTGGCGGAGCAGTTGGGCGGTGTGGTCCTGGTCGTCGCGGTGCAGGTCGAAGGTGACGGGGAGGCGGCTCGCGACCTCGGCGAGCGCGGGCAGGAACCAGGTCGCCAGGGAGTCCGCGTTCACGGCGATGGGCAGCGCGGTGGGCCCGGCGGCGTCCGTCAGCCCGAGTTCGGCGCCCGCGTCCTGTTCCAGCCGGGCCAGTTGCCGTCCGAACCGTACGACGACCTCTCCGGACGGGGTGAGCCGTACGGGCTTGGAGCGCAGCAGCAGTACGCGGCCGGTGCGCTGTTCCAGGGCCTTGATCCGCTGGCTGACCGCGGAGGGTGTCACGCTCAGGGCCTCGGCGGCGGCCTCGAAGGTGCCCTCGTCGACCGCGGCCAGCAGGGTGCGCACCTGGTCCAGGGGAAGATCGGTCATCGTGGGCGGCCTCCGCCGGTCGCGTTAGCTCTGCTTATCCGGGCTGAGAAACATTAGCTGGTCTGATGGGCGGCGGTGCTTCTAGCCTCGGATCATGCATGGGGCTTTCATCGCGGCACTGGCGGGGCTCGGGACGGGTCTGTCGCTCATCGTGGCCATCGGGGCGCAGAACGCCTTCGTCCTTCGGCAGGGCATCCGACGTGAGCACGTCGCCGCGGTGGTGGGGATCTGCGCGGTCTCGGACATGGCGCTGATCGCGGTCGGGATCAGCGGTATCGGCACGGTGGCGAAGCGGTGGCCGTCCGCGGTGACCGTGACCGGCTGGATCGGTGGCGCGTTCCTGGTCGGTTACGGCCTGCTGGCCGCCCGGCGCGCGCTGCGGCCCGAGCGGCTGAGCGGCGACGGCTCGGTGAGCACGTCGCTGCGGGCCGCGGTGCTCACCTGTCTGGCGCTGACCTGGCTCAACCCGCATGTGTACCTGGACACGGTGCTGCTGCTCGGCTCGGTCGCGAACGGGTACGGCGGTGCCCGCTGGCCGTTCGGCGTGGGCGCGGCGACCGGGAGCGTCCTGTGGTTCAGCGGCCTCGGCTTCGGCGCGCGGCTGCTGTGTCGCCCCTTCGCCAGGCCGGGCTCCTGGCGGGCCCTGGACGTGCTGATCGCCTGCACGATGACCACCCTGGGCGTGCTGATGACGACCCGCCTCTGACCGTTGGACGTCATTGAAAACGGCCTATGAGGCCGTCACCGAATTCGACTGATTGCGCCTCGGCGCCCTGCCGACGAGCGCGGCGCCTCGCCGACACACGGTCCACCGGCACAGCGCAGCGCTCAGCGCCAGTCGCTCGACCACACCTCGTCGCGCCGCACCGGGCGGAAGCCGATCACGGCCGCGTCGTCGCGCCGGCTGCCGACCGAGGCCAGCAGCATGGCGCACAGCTCGGTCAGCGACGCGCCCTCCCGGCGGGCCTGGTCGGCGCCCTGGGCCAGATGGTCCATGCCCTCGGCCAGGTCCTCGCCCGGCACCTCGATCAGGCCGTCGGTGTACAGCAGCAGGGTGTCACCGGTCTTGAGGTCGTAGTGCCAGGTGGTGCGCGGCAGCGTGGGCGCCACGCACAGCGGAAGGTCGGGGCCCGCGCCCTGGAGGAAGCGGGGCGGTCCGTCGGCGGGCAGCAGCAGCGGGGGCGGGTGGCCCGCGTTGGACCAGGCGGCGTGCCAGGCGCCGCCGGGCTTCGGCCGGAGCCGGGCCTGTACGACGGTGACCAGCGGCGCGATGTCCAGCCCGGCGACCACCCGGTCCAGTTGGGAGAGGCTGTCGGCGGGGGTCTGCGAGCGGGACTGGTCGTAGGCGATCACCCGCAGCATGCTGCGCAGCTGGCTCATCGAGGTGGCGGCCTCCAGGTCGTGCCCGGCGATGTCGCCGATGGTGAGGGTGACCGAGCCGTCGGGCAGCAGCAGCGCGTCGTACCAGTCGCCGCCGATCTCGGCGGTCCTGCTGGCCGGCTGGTAGTGCGCGGCCAGCTCCGCGCCGGGCACCTCGGGGGTGGGGGTGAGCAGGGCCCGCTGGAGGGTGAGGGCGGTGTGGCGGGTGCGCTGGAGCTCCATGGCCTGCCGCAGCGGATCGCGCACCTCGTGCAGGATCTCGCCGAGCAGGGCGAGGTCGGCCGAGCCGGGCGGCGGGCTGTCGGCGCAGCCGGCCGCGCAGGCGTAGGCGACAACGGCGGAGTCGATGACGATCGGCACCACGGTGAGGCTGGTGGCCCGGGCGTCGGCGAGCCAGGCGGTCGAGACATCGGGCACGACGCCTTGGGGCGGCTGCCCGGCGGGGAAGACCAGCAGCTTGGGCCGCCGGCTCTCGATGACCTGCTGGGCGACCGGGCCGACGGGGTAGGAGAGGTTGGCGACCGGCGGCAGCGGGGGCAGTCCGCTGCGGGCGGTGGCGGCCACCCGCGCCGCGCTGTACGGGCTGTCCTCCTCCTCGGTGACACCGGGTGAGGGCAGCAGGAACACCGCGCAGGCGTCGGTCAGTTCGGGTACGACGGCGGCGGCGACCGCGGCGAAGGCGTCGGGTACGTCATTGGCCGCGGTGACGGTGGCGACCCGGGCCAGCAGGCGTTCGCGCAGCCGGTTGCGCCACTGGTCCTCGATGTCGGCGGTCGCGCCGATCCACTCCACCGTGACGCCGCCGCGCACCACCGGTACCGCCCGCGACTGGACATGGCGGTACTCGCCGGTCGCGGTGCGCAGCCGGAAGGTGCCCACGAACATCGAGGGGGTGCCGTCGGCGGCGTCCCGCCAGGTCTGCACCAGCCGGTTGCGGTCGTGCGGGTGGACCGCCGACAGCCACTCCCTGTCGACCATCGGCCGCCACGGGGTTCCGGTGAACTCCTCGAAGCCGCCGACCAGTTCGGTGATGTCGCCGTTGGGCTTCATCAGCCAGACGATCTGGGTGACCGCCGACATCAGCGCCTCGTACCGCTGGAGCGCCTGGTGGCGCTGTTCCGACAGCCGCTCGGCCTCCTC
It encodes the following:
- a CDS encoding IS110 family transposase, whose product is MFIGWDWASETHDVTVMDESGKRIDRWELAHTEEGFAKTLARLRQHGAPQNLPVAIETTRGLAVDRLLAAGHPIVPVHPNAFHAMRARWGASKAKTDAGDSMKLADYLRTDGHLLPRLEPTEQATLDLQALTRTRADHIEAKVAAVNQLAALLDEHWPGGKAVFAELDSDIAIAFLERYPTPAAAANLTAGRLEAWCKRHHYSGRKPGTVLIERLRSAPKAASRLSEAVVRQLVRVQAQLVQGIRMTIRALDKAIAEAVETHPYAPLFATMPRIGKVNLGQIIGEIGPILERAQTCEQLIAEAGVVPVTRASGKSRTVAFRFATNRRARVALTTFADNSRHGSQWAAKIYTDARNRKKRHPHAVRILARSWLRVIWACWRTGTCYDPATHQANYKINTATDTPLAA
- a CDS encoding TetR/AcrR family transcriptional regulator: MTARDTQHRPLRRDAVRNHQLVMEAAREVLSEYGTDASMELIASRAGVGVGTVYRRFPNKEALVDEIAGEMLAELVIEARRALTLPGGTGLEAFLRVVGRVLSEHRGYADKLMGQSKAACVEQLRDLTAELLVQAQESGRIKAGITLGDVMTLAWGLRGVVETSGKVAPEAWQRHMDIHLAGMRSPGPISEHPPVTREQLNLVDGHKRRGTGGTGGAAGTTGS
- a CDS encoding zinc ribbon domain-containing protein, with translation MSAEIYFSNNYRDLCERQGTGAGFQFEFSCNRCADTWRSKFEAYTSGRMASWVGKGANAAWSVLGRATSGVTSAADGLAGAGYGNARDAAFQRAITNAEGHFNRCPRCTNYVCQRCWNADQGICLTCAPDTAAEALAAQQRGLNDMVAERAYSVGQQAGEQFDVNTPRQLVCPQCRTETHGTAFCPGCGHQLAQQDTCGSCHADLPAGAVFCPGCGTRR
- a CDS encoding MFS transporter, which gives rise to MASETRRTHHQVTFAVLAASVSAYALLQSLVTPVLPTIQADLHTNQNTVTWVLTAYLLSASIFTPIMGRVGDMIGKERVFVATLGALAAGSLLAALATNVQVMIIARVIQGIGGGVLPLAFGIIRDEFPREKLSGAVGAIASLSAVGGGLGIVLAGPIVNALDYHWLFWLPMILTIAAAVAAHFFIPNSPVRTPGRISWLPAVLLSAWLVALLVALSQAPVWGWGSGKVIGLIATAAVLAVGWVEVERRSATPLIDMTMMRRPAVWTNNLVALLFGVGMYAVFAFLPEFVQTPKSTGYGFGLSITGSGLILLPMSVTMFLVGMGASRFAARVGGKTVVLLGALIGTASTALLAFAHTQTWELYLATAVMGVGFGLAFAAMSTLIVSAVPPEQTGVASGMNANIRTIGGSIGAALMASVVTASPAADGLPRESGYTNGFAMLGGALLIAALAAALIPATRHTSVVAASDDEPAHAQLAVVAGGTVVGDKSE
- the ykgO gene encoding type B 50S ribosomal protein L36, yielding MKVRNSLRSLKKLPGAQVVRRRGRVYVINRKDPRAKARQG